The following proteins come from a genomic window of Populus alba chromosome 12, ASM523922v2, whole genome shotgun sequence:
- the LOC118046275 gene encoding 2-oxoglutarate and iron-dependent oxygenase domain-containing protein CP2 isoform X1 yields the protein MSGDRLESPPVTGEGNGVVSHDKKTASVMVPSQRLRLHPNKDHMPESYEDLQLDFSPSVFRSLEKYLPPNMLSDSREDKVKFMRDILLKYLPHGERTRAQKHREYRQKIISHYKSIHLLKVVKERENAERLGLSEDGSEPLKRELYLMHPVTFFVPSFMKAINDNTEESLRSIISEPSPGVLTFEMLQPRFCELLVAEVENFEAWVNDTKFRIMRPNTMNKYGAVLDDFGLETMLDKLMNGFIRPISKVFFREVGGANLDSHHGFVVEYGKDWDVDLGFHVDDSEVTLNVCLGKQFSGGELFFRGTRCDKHVNTGSKPEEIFDYSHVPGRAVLHLGRHRHGVRATTSGHRINLLLWCRSSVFREIRKYQKDFSSWCGECVQEKKGRQRAFIAATKSELLRQDGESVA from the exons ATGTCAGGAGATCGCCTGGAATCGCCTCCGGTGACCGGCGAAGGAAACGGAGTGGTGtcacatgataaaaaaacagcTTCAGTGATGGTGCCGAGTCAGAGGCTGAGATTACACCCTAACAAGGATCATATGCCAGAGAGCTATGAAGATCTACAACTGGACTTCAGTCCTTCGGTTTTTAGGTCGCTGGAGAAATACTTGCCGCCTAATATGCTTAGTGATAGCAGAGAAGATAAAGTGAAGTTCATGAGAGATATTCTATTGAAGTATTTGCCTCATGGAGAGCGAACCAGA GCACAGAAACATAGAGAATACAGGCAGAAGATAATATCACATTATAAG AGCATTCATCTCTTGAAAGTGGTCAAAGAGCGAGAAAATGCTGAGAGGTTAGGTCTGTCTGAAGATGGTAGTGAG CCTTTGAAAAGAGAGTTATACTTGATGCACCCTGTAACTTTCTTTGTCCCGTCCTTTATGAAAGCAATCAATGATAACACAGAAGAAAGCCTTAGAAGCATAATATCAGAACCCTCTCCTGGTGTGCTCACATTTGAGATGCTTCAGCCACGCTTTTGCGAATTACTAGTAGCAGAG GTTGAGAATTTTGAGGCATGGGTTAATGATACAAAATTTCGAATCATGCGACCAAATACAATGAACAAATATGGAGCTGTTCTTGATGATTTTGGCCTTGAAACAATGCTTGACAAGCTTATGAATGGTTTTATCCGTCCTATATCTAAAG TTTTTTTCCGTGAAGTTGGTGGGGCAAATCTGGATtctcatcatggttttgttGTTGAATATGGCAAAGATTGGGATGTTGACTTGG gCTTTCACGTGGATGACTCTGAAGTAACTTTGAATGTTTGCTTGGGCAAGCAATTTTCTGGAGGAGAATTGTTTTTCCGGGGCACACGATGTGATAAACATGTAAATACTGGAAGTAAGCCAGAG GAAATTTTTGATTATTCTCATGTTCCTGGTAGAGCTGTGCTTCATCTTGGTCGTCATAGGCATGGTGTTAGGGCCACAACATCTGGTCATAGGATCAATTTACTCCTGTGGTGCAGaag TTCGGTCTTCAGAGAGATCAGGAAATATCAAAAAGATTTCTCGAGTTGGTGTGGAGAGTGCGTACAAGAAAAGAAGGGAAGGCAGCGAGCATTCATCGCTGCCACTAAATcg GAGTTACTCAGGCAGGATGGTGAGTCCGTAGCGTGA
- the LOC118046275 gene encoding 2-oxoglutarate and iron-dependent oxygenase domain-containing protein CP2 isoform X4 — protein MSGDRLESPPVTGEGNGVVSHDKKTASVMVPSQRLRLHPNKDHMPESYEDLQLDFSPSVFRSLEKYLPPNMLSDSREDKVKFMRDILLKYLPHGERTRAQKHREYRQKIISHYKVENFEAWVNDTKFRIMRPNTMNKYGAVLDDFGLETMLDKLMNGFIRPISKVFFREVGGANLDSHHGFVVEYGKDWDVDLGFHVDDSEVTLNVCLGKQFSGGELFFRGTRCDKHVNTGSKPEEIFDYSHVPGRAVLHLGRHRHGVRATTSGHRINLLLWCRSSVFREIRKYQKDFSSWCGECVQEKKGRQRAFIAATKSELLRQDGESVA, from the exons ATGTCAGGAGATCGCCTGGAATCGCCTCCGGTGACCGGCGAAGGAAACGGAGTGGTGtcacatgataaaaaaacagcTTCAGTGATGGTGCCGAGTCAGAGGCTGAGATTACACCCTAACAAGGATCATATGCCAGAGAGCTATGAAGATCTACAACTGGACTTCAGTCCTTCGGTTTTTAGGTCGCTGGAGAAATACTTGCCGCCTAATATGCTTAGTGATAGCAGAGAAGATAAAGTGAAGTTCATGAGAGATATTCTATTGAAGTATTTGCCTCATGGAGAGCGAACCAGA GCACAGAAACATAGAGAATACAGGCAGAAGATAATATCACATTATAAG GTTGAGAATTTTGAGGCATGGGTTAATGATACAAAATTTCGAATCATGCGACCAAATACAATGAACAAATATGGAGCTGTTCTTGATGATTTTGGCCTTGAAACAATGCTTGACAAGCTTATGAATGGTTTTATCCGTCCTATATCTAAAG TTTTTTTCCGTGAAGTTGGTGGGGCAAATCTGGATtctcatcatggttttgttGTTGAATATGGCAAAGATTGGGATGTTGACTTGG gCTTTCACGTGGATGACTCTGAAGTAACTTTGAATGTTTGCTTGGGCAAGCAATTTTCTGGAGGAGAATTGTTTTTCCGGGGCACACGATGTGATAAACATGTAAATACTGGAAGTAAGCCAGAG GAAATTTTTGATTATTCTCATGTTCCTGGTAGAGCTGTGCTTCATCTTGGTCGTCATAGGCATGGTGTTAGGGCCACAACATCTGGTCATAGGATCAATTTACTCCTGTGGTGCAGaag TTCGGTCTTCAGAGAGATCAGGAAATATCAAAAAGATTTCTCGAGTTGGTGTGGAGAGTGCGTACAAGAAAAGAAGGGAAGGCAGCGAGCATTCATCGCTGCCACTAAATcg GAGTTACTCAGGCAGGATGGTGAGTCCGTAGCGTGA
- the LOC118046275 gene encoding 2-oxoglutarate and iron-dependent oxygenase domain-containing protein CP2 isoform X3, with amino-acid sequence MSGDRLESPPVTGEGNGVVSHDKKTASVMVPSQRLRLHPNKDHMPESYEDLQLDFSPSVFRSLEKYLPPNMLSDSREDKVKFMRDILLKYLPHGERTRPLKRELYLMHPVTFFVPSFMKAINDNTEESLRSIISEPSPGVLTFEMLQPRFCELLVAEVENFEAWVNDTKFRIMRPNTMNKYGAVLDDFGLETMLDKLMNGFIRPISKVFFREVGGANLDSHHGFVVEYGKDWDVDLGFHVDDSEVTLNVCLGKQFSGGELFFRGTRCDKHVNTGSKPEEIFDYSHVPGRAVLHLGRHRHGVRATTSGHRINLLLWCRSSVFREIRKYQKDFSSWCGECVQEKKGRQRAFIAATKSELLRQDGESVA; translated from the exons ATGTCAGGAGATCGCCTGGAATCGCCTCCGGTGACCGGCGAAGGAAACGGAGTGGTGtcacatgataaaaaaacagcTTCAGTGATGGTGCCGAGTCAGAGGCTGAGATTACACCCTAACAAGGATCATATGCCAGAGAGCTATGAAGATCTACAACTGGACTTCAGTCCTTCGGTTTTTAGGTCGCTGGAGAAATACTTGCCGCCTAATATGCTTAGTGATAGCAGAGAAGATAAAGTGAAGTTCATGAGAGATATTCTATTGAAGTATTTGCCTCATGGAGAGCGAACCAGA CCTTTGAAAAGAGAGTTATACTTGATGCACCCTGTAACTTTCTTTGTCCCGTCCTTTATGAAAGCAATCAATGATAACACAGAAGAAAGCCTTAGAAGCATAATATCAGAACCCTCTCCTGGTGTGCTCACATTTGAGATGCTTCAGCCACGCTTTTGCGAATTACTAGTAGCAGAG GTTGAGAATTTTGAGGCATGGGTTAATGATACAAAATTTCGAATCATGCGACCAAATACAATGAACAAATATGGAGCTGTTCTTGATGATTTTGGCCTTGAAACAATGCTTGACAAGCTTATGAATGGTTTTATCCGTCCTATATCTAAAG TTTTTTTCCGTGAAGTTGGTGGGGCAAATCTGGATtctcatcatggttttgttGTTGAATATGGCAAAGATTGGGATGTTGACTTGG gCTTTCACGTGGATGACTCTGAAGTAACTTTGAATGTTTGCTTGGGCAAGCAATTTTCTGGAGGAGAATTGTTTTTCCGGGGCACACGATGTGATAAACATGTAAATACTGGAAGTAAGCCAGAG GAAATTTTTGATTATTCTCATGTTCCTGGTAGAGCTGTGCTTCATCTTGGTCGTCATAGGCATGGTGTTAGGGCCACAACATCTGGTCATAGGATCAATTTACTCCTGTGGTGCAGaag TTCGGTCTTCAGAGAGATCAGGAAATATCAAAAAGATTTCTCGAGTTGGTGTGGAGAGTGCGTACAAGAAAAGAAGGGAAGGCAGCGAGCATTCATCGCTGCCACTAAATcg GAGTTACTCAGGCAGGATGGTGAGTCCGTAGCGTGA
- the LOC118046275 gene encoding 2-oxoglutarate and iron-dependent oxygenase domain-containing protein CP2 isoform X2: MSGDRLESPPVTGEGNGVVSHDKKTASVMVPSQRLRLHPNKDHMPESYEDLQLDFSPSVFRSLEKYLPPNMLSDSREDKVKFMRDILLKYLPHGERTRAQKHREYRQKIISHYKPLKRELYLMHPVTFFVPSFMKAINDNTEESLRSIISEPSPGVLTFEMLQPRFCELLVAEVENFEAWVNDTKFRIMRPNTMNKYGAVLDDFGLETMLDKLMNGFIRPISKVFFREVGGANLDSHHGFVVEYGKDWDVDLGFHVDDSEVTLNVCLGKQFSGGELFFRGTRCDKHVNTGSKPEEIFDYSHVPGRAVLHLGRHRHGVRATTSGHRINLLLWCRSSVFREIRKYQKDFSSWCGECVQEKKGRQRAFIAATKSELLRQDGESVA, encoded by the exons ATGTCAGGAGATCGCCTGGAATCGCCTCCGGTGACCGGCGAAGGAAACGGAGTGGTGtcacatgataaaaaaacagcTTCAGTGATGGTGCCGAGTCAGAGGCTGAGATTACACCCTAACAAGGATCATATGCCAGAGAGCTATGAAGATCTACAACTGGACTTCAGTCCTTCGGTTTTTAGGTCGCTGGAGAAATACTTGCCGCCTAATATGCTTAGTGATAGCAGAGAAGATAAAGTGAAGTTCATGAGAGATATTCTATTGAAGTATTTGCCTCATGGAGAGCGAACCAGA GCACAGAAACATAGAGAATACAGGCAGAAGATAATATCACATTATAAG CCTTTGAAAAGAGAGTTATACTTGATGCACCCTGTAACTTTCTTTGTCCCGTCCTTTATGAAAGCAATCAATGATAACACAGAAGAAAGCCTTAGAAGCATAATATCAGAACCCTCTCCTGGTGTGCTCACATTTGAGATGCTTCAGCCACGCTTTTGCGAATTACTAGTAGCAGAG GTTGAGAATTTTGAGGCATGGGTTAATGATACAAAATTTCGAATCATGCGACCAAATACAATGAACAAATATGGAGCTGTTCTTGATGATTTTGGCCTTGAAACAATGCTTGACAAGCTTATGAATGGTTTTATCCGTCCTATATCTAAAG TTTTTTTCCGTGAAGTTGGTGGGGCAAATCTGGATtctcatcatggttttgttGTTGAATATGGCAAAGATTGGGATGTTGACTTGG gCTTTCACGTGGATGACTCTGAAGTAACTTTGAATGTTTGCTTGGGCAAGCAATTTTCTGGAGGAGAATTGTTTTTCCGGGGCACACGATGTGATAAACATGTAAATACTGGAAGTAAGCCAGAG GAAATTTTTGATTATTCTCATGTTCCTGGTAGAGCTGTGCTTCATCTTGGTCGTCATAGGCATGGTGTTAGGGCCACAACATCTGGTCATAGGATCAATTTACTCCTGTGGTGCAGaag TTCGGTCTTCAGAGAGATCAGGAAATATCAAAAAGATTTCTCGAGTTGGTGTGGAGAGTGCGTACAAGAAAAGAAGGGAAGGCAGCGAGCATTCATCGCTGCCACTAAATcg GAGTTACTCAGGCAGGATGGTGAGTCCGTAGCGTGA
- the LOC118046263 gene encoding T-complex protein 1 subunit delta → MAAVSAPRSSKTESYIDNKRKEDIRHANIKAACAVADAIRTSLGPKGMDKMISTASGEVIITNDGATIVNKMEVLQPAAKMLVELSKSQDTAAGDGTTTVVVIAGSLLKQCLTLLSSGIHPTVISDSLHKASIKAVDVLTAMAVPLELTDRDSLIKSASTSLNSKVVSQYSSLLAPLAVDAVLTVVDPAKPDLVDLRDIKIVKKLGGTVDDTEMVRGLVFDKKVSHAAGGPTRVENAKIAVIQFQISPPKTDIEQSIVVSDYAQMDRILKEERNYILGMIKKIKATGCNVLLIQKSILRDAVTDLSLHYLAKAKILVIKDVERDEIEFITKTLNCLPIANIEHFKVEKLGYADLVEEVSLGDGKIVKITGIKDMGRTTTVLVRGSNHLVLDEAERSLHDALCVVRCLVSKRFLIAGGGAPEIELSRQLGAWSKVLHGMEGYCVKSFAEALEVIPYTLAENAGLNPITIVTELRNRHAQGEINTGINVRKGQITNILEENVVQPLLVSTSAMTLATECVRMLLKIDDIVTVR, encoded by the coding sequence ATGGCAGCTGTCTCCGCTCCTAGATCTTCCAAAACTGAGTCCTACATCGACAACAAGCGGAAAGAAGACATCCGCCATGCCAACATCAAGGCGGCGTGCGCGGTGGCTGACGCCATCAGAACCAGTCTTGGTCCTAAAGGAATGGACAAAATGATTTCAACGGCGAGCGGCGAAGTCATCATCACCAACGACGGCGCCACCATTGTTAACAAGATGGAGGTTCTTCAACCTGCTGCGAAGATGCTCGTTGAACTATCTAAATCTCAAGACACCGCTGCTGGTGACGGCACCACCACCGTCGTTGTCATCGCCGGATCGTTGCTTAAGCAGTGCCTTACTCTCCTCTCCTCTGGTATCCACCCTACTGTTATCTCCGATTCATTGCATAAAGCTTCAATTAAAGCTGTCGATGTTTTAACTGCAATGGCTGTGCCGTTAGAGTTAACGGACCGTGACTCGTTAATTAAATCCGCTAGTACGTCATTAAACAGTAAAGTAGTTAGTCAATATTCATCATTGCTAGCTCCCTTAGCCGTTGATGCTGTTCTGACTGTTGTGGATCCTGCGAAGCCTGATTTAGTTGATCTTAGGGATATTAAGATAGTGAAAAAGCTTGGTGGAACCGTGGATGATACGGAGATGGTTAGGGGTTTGGTTTTTGATAAGAAAGTGAGTCATGCTGCAGGTGGGCCTACACGTGTTGAGAATGCGAAGATTGCAGTTATCCAGTTTCAGATTTCCCCACCAAAGACCGATATTGAGCAGAGTATTGTGGTTTCTGATTATGCACAAATGGACAGGATTCTGAAGGAAGAGAGGAATTATATTTTGGGTATGATTAAGAAGATTAAGGCTACTGGGTGTAATGTGTTGTTGATTCAGAAGAGTATTTTGAGGGATGCGGTGACAGATTTGTCTTTGCATTATTTGGCAAAAGCGAAGATTCTGGTGATCAAGGATGTGGAGAGGGATGAGATTGAGTTCATTACTAAGACTTTGAACTGTTTGCCTATTGCAAATATTGAGCATTTCAAAGTGGAAAAGCTGGGTTATGCCGATCTTGTTGAGGAGGTTTCACTTGGAGATGGGAAGATTGTGAAGATTACTGGGATTAAGGATATGGGAAGGACTACCACGGTACTTGTACGTGGGTCTAATCATTTGGTTCTTGATGAGGCAGAGCGCAGTTTGCACGATGCATTGTGTGTTGTTAGGTGTTTGGTGAGTAAGCGATTTTTGATTGCTGGTGGTGGGGCTCCGGAGATTGAGCTGTCACGGCAGCTTGGGGCATGGTCAAAGGTGCTTCACGGGATGGAAGGATACTGTGTGAAGTCATTTGCAGAGGCACTTGAGGTCATTCCATATACTTTAGCAGAGAATGCAGGATTGAACCCAATTACTATTGTGACTGAACTGAGGAATAGGCATGCTCAAGGAGAGATCAATACAGGAATCAATGTGAGGAAGGGGCAGATCACGAATATTTTGGAGGAGAACGTGGTGCAGCCTCTGCTTGTCAGTACAAGTGCCATGACACTGGCAACAGAGTGTGTCCGGATGTTATTGAAGATCGATGACATTGTTACTGTCAGGTAG